The following proteins come from a genomic window of Leopardus geoffroyi isolate Oge1 chromosome A3, O.geoffroyi_Oge1_pat1.0, whole genome shotgun sequence:
- the PMEPA1 gene encoding protein TMEPAI isoform X3, giving the protein MVMVVVITCLLSHYKLSARSFIGRHGQGRRREDALSSEGCLWPSESTVSGNGIPEPQVYAPPRPTDRLAVPPFTQRDRCLRFQPTYPYLQHEIDLPPTISLSDGEEPPPYQGPCTLQLRDPEQQLELNRESVRAPPNRTIFDSDLMDSAMLGGPCPPSSNSGISATCYGGGGRMEGPPPTYSEVIGHYPGSPSFQHQQSSGPPSLLEGTRLPHAHLAPLESSPAWSKEKDKQKGHPL; this is encoded by the exons atggtgatggtggtggtgatcaCGTGCCTGCTGAGCCACTACAAGCTGTCTGCGCGCTCCTTCATCGGCCGGCACGgccagggcaggaggagagaagacGCCCTCTCCTCG GAAGGATGCCTCTGGCCCTCGGAGAGCACCGTGTCGGGCAACGGAATCCCAGAG ccgcAGGTCTATGCTCCTCCGAGGCCCACCGACCGCCTGGCCGTGCCCCCCTTCACCCAGCGGGACCGCTGCCTCCGCTTCCAGCCCACCTACCCATACCTGCAGCACGAGATCGACCTGCCGCCCACCATCTCGCTGTCGGACGGGGAGGAGCCCCCGCCCTACCAGGGCCCCTGCACCCTCCAGCTGCGAGACCCCGAGCAGCAGCTGGAGCTGAACCGGGAGTCCGTGCGCGCGCCCCCGAACAGAACCATCTTCGACAGCGACCTGATGGACAGTGCCATGTTGGGCGGCCCCTGCCCCCCCAGCAGTAACTCGGGCATCAGCGCCACGTGCTACGGGGGCGGCGGGCGCATGGAGGGGCCGCCCCCCACCTACAGCGAGGTCATCGGGCACTACCCCGGGTCCCCCTCGTTCCAGCACCAGCAGAGCAGCGGGCCGCCCTCCTTGCTGGAGGGGACCCGGCTCCCCCACGCACACCTCGCCCCCCTGGAGAGCTCACCCGCCTGgagcaaagagaaagataaacagaaaggACACCCTCTCTAG